GAAAAGTTTCAGTAATTATCACAGCCACGGGCACTCTTATACCTTTTATTTTAGGTTTTGGGGTAGGTTGGCAGGTCTATCCGTATTTAGAGGTTACCACAGAGAGAGTATTATTTGCTATGTTTGCAGGCACTGCTTTATCTATTTCTGCTTTACCTGTTATTGCTAAAATTTTATTAGACCTATCCTTGATTAAAACTGACTTAGGAAGTATTGTCATTGCATCGGCTACTTTATCTGATATTATCGGTTGGCTGTTACTTTCAGTGATTTTAAGCAACATAGGCACCGCCCACCACGGGTACAGTATAGCTTTTACTTTGTTAATGACAATCGCTTTTACTCTAATTACTTTGACAATAGGGCGCTGGACTATCAATAAGCTGCTCCCTTTATTTAAGCAAAATTTTGCAGGACAAGGTGGAGTGATCACTTTTGCTTTATGCACTTGTTTTACGGCAGCAGCTTTTACAGAATATATTGGCATTCATGCTTTGTTCGGCGCTTTTATTGTAGGAATTGCTTTCGGCGACTCTTTCTTTTTCAGTGAAAAGTCAAGAGAAATAATCTATCAGTTTGTAACAAACATTTTTGCACCTTTGTTTTTTGCTTCTGTTGGTCTACGGGTCAATTTTATCACAAACTTTGACATTGTAATTGTTGTAGCTACTTTGGCTGTGGCATTTTTAGCTAAATTTTCAGGTTCTTTTGTGGGAGGATACATTTCGGGATTACAAAGTTACCAAGCGCTTGCCGTTGGCGCGGGCTTGAACGCAAGAGGGGCTATGGAAATTATTTTAGGCTTAATTGCACTTGAATACAAAATTATTAACGAAAAAATATTTGTGGGCTTGGTAATTATGGCATTAGTTACCAGTATGACCAGCGGAGGTTTAATGAAATATTTTCTTAAAAAGCAGCAAAACAAAGAGAGAAACCTGCTCAAGCAGAACAAAGTTACCGATAAAATGCCGTTCAATGTTTGAAAACACATTCAGTTCTTTGAGCGTTTTATCCACAATACAAATACTAAACTTTCTAGCGGAAAACGATAACGCGTATCAGCATAGGGTAGTAAAGAAAGCAAAAACATGCTCAATAGACTTAAAAATACAATTTTTTGCATCATATCTAGACGCTTGAAGTGGATAGCTGCATAAACAAATATCCCGACACAAAACAAGGAAAAAATAGCCTGCACGGCTGCTAAACTTGCTGCTATTAGCTTGTTGTGAAGGATATTCAGCCAAGACCTATATCCCATACCTTTGTACAACTCCTTTGCACAATCCAATTGAAATAAAATATAATCGTTCCAATGGGAAAAAATGTAATGGTATGCAGCTTTATGCGCTTGTTGGGTATAAAGTTCAGTTTCTTGCCTATGAACCTGCGAGTAATAACTCTTAAACTCAAAAATCTTTTGAGTAATCAAATAAGCTTCTGCTTGTGTTACGAGATTATCATCAGTATAGGGCAATTTTTTTTGATAACACAAAAGTCCACCTAACCTACCATGAATCAAAGTATTATCCGCTAATGTGGATA
The sequence above is drawn from the Bacteroidia bacterium genome and encodes:
- a CDS encoding cation:proton antiporter, encoding MPKLAHEDVLFLLLQISVLLITARIFGEAARRFRQPTVIGELFAGIFIGPTLIGGLFPDFIQWLFKTHKNAYIAYDGLASVSMVFLMFVAGMEVEFENIIRRGKVSVIITATGTLIPFILGFGVGWQVYPYLEVTTERVLFAMFAGTALSISALPVIAKILLDLSLIKTDLGSIVIASATLSDIIGWLLLSVILSNIGTAHHGYSIAFTLLMTIAFTLITLTIGRWTINKLLPLFKQNFAGQGGVITFALCTCFTAAAFTEYIGIHALFGAFIVGIAFGDSFFFSEKSREIIYQFVTNIFAPLFFASVGLRVNFITNFDIVIVVATLAVAFLAKFSGSFVGGYISGLQSYQALAVGAGLNARGAMEIILGLIALEYKIINEKIFVGLVIMALVTSMTSGGLMKYFLKKQQNKERNLLKQNKVTDKMPFNV